The DNA segment TATTACAGTGGATGAATGACGATTCTCCAATCGCTCTGTGAGCAAGAAGATACTCGGCGCTGCAACTCGCGTGCGTCAAATCCGGGTCTGGCTCATCGCTCCGAACGTCCGTTCGTGTCGCTGCAGTTCACTATTCGTGGTTCCCGTTTCACTCCGAACCACGCAACGTTCGTCGCAGAAAGCCTAGGCCGGGATACCAACTGCCCCGTCTACGAAACGGATTCCGTTGACGAGTGGGGCTTGTCGGTGGACTCCACCTCGGACTCTTGTGCAGAGTACGGGACGAACCCGTCATTCGGTTTCACCGTCCCCGACTTCAGGGCGAGTTGGCCGTCGCCCGTCCGCCCCGAGTTCTGAAGCCCGTGACGGACATGTCTCCAGCCGATATTCTTCGCTGCGTTGTAATCTGCGTGTGCCGTAGTTCCGCATTCCTCACACGAGAAGTGGTCTCGCTCCGGACGGTTGCGTTCGCTCGTGTGTCCGCATTCGTGGCATTTCCTGGAGGTGTATTCCGGATCGACAAATACCACGTCGATACCGTGTTCAGTCGCTTTATAACGAACATAGTCGACGAGCCGTCGGTGGGCCCACTGGTGAAACGTTCGACCACCCGGCATCGAATCGCGGATGTGCGTCAGATTTTCGAACGCGATGTGAGTGCAGCTCGTCGCTATCGCATCTTCGACGACGGCGTTCGAGACCTGATGGAGATACGCACGGGTGTATCGCTCTTCACGACGGTTTCGCTCGCACAACGTACGATGGGCTGACTCGGTTCCCGCTCGCTGGAGCTCTCGTCGAACGCGTTCGAACTGTCGTCGTTCGTGTGAAAGTTTGCGCCCCGATTCGAAGGTGGCAGTCGAGGTAACGGCGAGGTTCTCTATCCCGAGATCGACTCCGAGTACTGTCCTGCACTCGGCAGACTGATCTGCGAGTTTCGGTTTCCGTTTCCGAAACCCGAGGTGGAGAAAGTATCCGTCATCTCGCGCCGTCAGTCTCGATTCTGTGAGAGACCACTCGTCATTGTCGAGGTACGCGTATTGATATCCGTCCGTCGATTCAGGGAGAACCAGTTCCGGTCTGATTCGGCCATCGGTCGTGCTCAACGACACGGTACCGTCGTCGAACACCGTCATCGAATTTTTATCGTACGGAATCGTCGGAGCCGTGAATGTTGGCTTCGAACGGGTGGCCATCCGTTCGTTCTGGTCGAGCGTTCCGGAGAGTGCCTGAGCGGCCTGGAAGCAGGCCAGAATGGAGTGCTGGCTCCCGAGAGCGGTGTTCTCCCGGATAGAATCGTACGCTAGTGATTGCAGTTTCCGTTTTCTCGTTTCGGTGTGGCGCCAACCGATCTCCGTCGCGATGTTTGCGCCCTGGCGCCACTCGTCGAGCGTTTCCTCTATACGGTCCTTCTGACTAGGAGTTACCGAGAGGCGAGTGATTGCGGTCCGGCGCAGATACTCCTCGGACGCCACGACTTCAATACGCCACCCCTTTGTAAAAAAGTTGCTACGATAGGCGGATGTTGTTGTAGGCGAGGAGCAGAAGAAACTTCGCTCCAAGCCTAGGGCGGGAATCGAACCCGCGCTCTCGTCCTTACCAAGGACGCGCTTTACCGCTAAGCTACCCAGGCGCGCAACTTGGTGTTGCTCGGATGCAGGTAAATCCGTTTCGATCCGGTGCCGCGGCGTCGCGCGGTTTGGTGGGACGCGGGACGGCCTCGGGCGGTCGATTCCGCGACCGTGACGGTCTACTCGATGCCCTCTGAGACGTGGTCCGTGGCGCCGCCGTCGCTGGCGAGGCCGTCGGCCGGCGCGGCGTCCGTCGCGTCGAGCCAGCTCTCGACGGGCGGGACCGCGGCGTCGGTTCGATCGGCGAGGGTGTCGGCGAGATCGACCATCGCCGGGGTCGGCGGTTCGGACACCGCAGCGGCGCCCGTGGTAACCGCGAGGTGAAGGACGTCGTGCTCGAGGCGGGCGTCGACAGCGACGG comes from the Halovivax cerinus genome and includes:
- a CDS encoding RNA-guided endonuclease InsQ/TnpB family protein, with product MASEEYLRRTAITRLSVTPSQKDRIEETLDEWRQGANIATEIGWRHTETRKRKLQSLAYDSIRENTALGSQHSILACFQAAQALSGTLDQNERMATRSKPTFTAPTIPYDKNSMTVFDDGTVSLSTTDGRIRPELVLPESTDGYQYAYLDNDEWSLTESRLTARDDGYFLHLGFRKRKPKLADQSAECRTVLGVDLGIENLAVTSTATFESGRKLSHERRQFERVRRELQRAGTESAHRTLCERNRREERYTRAYLHQVSNAVVEDAIATSCTHIAFENLTHIRDSMPGGRTFHQWAHRRLVDYVRYKATEHGIDVVFVDPEYTSRKCHECGHTSERNRPERDHFSCEECGTTAHADYNAAKNIGWRHVRHGLQNSGRTGDGQLALKSGTVKPNDGFVPYSAQESEVESTDKPHSSTESVS